The Sorangiineae bacterium MSr11367 genome window below encodes:
- the hflX gene encoding GTPase HflX, producing MSNSSPIRPLAVLVGVQLPGVSDVDHTADLAELGRLVHTLGYEVAATVSQKRDALAAAAVLGEGKLKELADLTGGQGYIPSAAKERKSKARDRWKANDAVDDAFEAETDADEAFGEEETRKPTVVIVDHDITPSQARNLEKATGAEVLDRTGVIVDIFHRHAHSREARLQVEIARLNYVVPRMRESTGSKERQRGRGTGEAALELDRRKVRDRIAELREELAAIQKQQANRRVARKDQLRVALVGYTNAGKSSLMRALTGSNVLVADKLFATLDTTVRALSPATKPRLLVSDTVGFIKKLPHDLVASFRSTLDEALEASLLLYVVDASDPTYEAQLEVTESVLAEIGADVVPRMLLLNKIDRLDEEGRQRVIRRHRGAIALSAHDPKDVEALRQTIIDHFELSMIDEELIVPYAKQSRISEIYEYARVISEDYDESGARLRVRALPAALARLRRVFAA from the coding sequence GTGTCCAACTCATCCCCCATCCGTCCGCTTGCCGTGCTCGTTGGTGTCCAGCTGCCGGGCGTTTCCGACGTCGATCATACCGCCGATCTCGCCGAGCTCGGACGGTTGGTTCACACGCTTGGTTACGAAGTAGCCGCAACCGTCTCCCAAAAACGAGACGCACTTGCGGCCGCGGCCGTTCTTGGCGAGGGCAAGCTGAAAGAGCTTGCGGACCTCACCGGCGGCCAGGGGTACATTCCCTCGGCCGCGAAGGAACGGAAATCGAAGGCTCGCGATCGCTGGAAGGCGAACGACGCCGTGGACGATGCCTTCGAGGCCGAGACGGATGCCGACGAAGCCTTCGGTGAGGAGGAGACGCGCAAGCCCACGGTGGTGATCGTCGATCACGACATCACCCCGAGCCAGGCGAGAAATCTCGAGAAGGCCACGGGCGCCGAGGTGCTCGATCGCACGGGCGTCATCGTCGACATTTTTCACCGCCACGCCCACAGCCGCGAGGCGCGCCTGCAGGTGGAAATTGCGCGCCTCAACTACGTCGTGCCGCGCATGCGCGAGTCGACGGGATCCAAAGAGCGACAGCGCGGCCGGGGAACCGGCGAGGCGGCCCTGGAGCTCGATCGCCGCAAGGTGCGCGACCGCATCGCCGAACTGCGCGAAGAGCTCGCGGCGATTCAAAAGCAGCAGGCGAATCGGCGCGTCGCGCGAAAGGATCAACTTCGCGTCGCCCTCGTGGGGTACACGAATGCAGGGAAATCCTCGTTGATGCGGGCCCTCACCGGCAGCAACGTGCTGGTGGCCGACAAGCTCTTTGCCACGCTCGACACCACGGTTCGTGCCCTTTCTCCGGCCACGAAACCGCGTCTTTTGGTGTCCGACACCGTCGGCTTCATCAAGAAGCTACCGCACGATCTGGTCGCGTCCTTTCGCTCCACGCTGGATGAAGCCCTCGAAGCCTCCCTCCTGCTCTACGTCGTGGATGCATCGGATCCCACCTACGAGGCGCAGCTCGAGGTCACCGAAAGCGTGCTCGCCGAAATTGGCGCCGACGTGGTGCCGCGCATGCTCCTCCTCAACAAGATCGATCGGCTCGACGAAGAGGGCCGCCAACGGGTCATCCGCCGTCATCGCGGCGCCATTGCGCTCTCCGCCCACGATCCAAAGGACGTCGAGGCGCTCCGGCAGACGATCATCGATCACTTCGAGCTTTCGATGATCGACGAAGAATTGATCGTTCCGTACGCCAAACAATCGCGCATCTCCGAAATCTACGAGTACGCACGGGTGATCTCCGAGGACTACGACGAAAGCGGTGCTCGCCTCCGCGTGCGAGCACTCCCTGCCGCTCTCGCCCGCCTCCGCCGTGTCTTTGCTGCTTAG
- a CDS encoding VOC family protein, which translates to MLSKVAYVTLFVNDQDKALDFYTNVLGFEKRADNPLPTGTRFLTVGLAGQELQVVLWPGTHGNAKPAPGLVPGACIFETSDCRAAFETLKARGVEFETPQIIEQPVALVAIFRDPDGNRLMLRENRKP; encoded by the coding sequence ATGCTGAGCAAAGTGGCGTATGTGACCTTGTTCGTGAACGATCAGGACAAGGCGCTCGATTTCTATACGAACGTTCTCGGTTTCGAGAAGCGTGCGGACAATCCGCTGCCCACGGGCACACGATTTTTGACCGTGGGCCTCGCGGGGCAGGAACTCCAGGTCGTTTTGTGGCCCGGCACCCACGGGAATGCCAAGCCGGCGCCGGGGCTCGTTCCGGGGGCGTGCATCTTCGAAACGAGCGACTGCCGCGCGGCCTTCGAAACGCTGAAAGCGCGCGGCGTCGAGTTCGAGACACCGCAGATCATCGAGCAACCCGTTGCCTTGGTCGCCATTTTTCGAGACCCCGACGGCAACCGCCTCATGCTGCGCGAAAATCGTAAGCCCTGA
- a CDS encoding DinB family protein: MMSVSRRDLLRWQFDLTWQLFEFHLDRLTPEDFLWEPAAHIWTVRPGFQPEAPWVPDWAETELDPIPVPTIAWLTWHIGWWWSVTLDHAQKRPPRAREAIGWPGDGPGSLRWLRDLRTEWLEVLARLTDADLDGVAPFPWPNSEQTVAHMVAWVNAELMKNASEIGQLRLLRAAG; the protein is encoded by the coding sequence ATGATGTCGGTATCTCGTCGCGACCTTCTTCGTTGGCAATTCGATTTGACATGGCAATTGTTCGAATTTCATTTGGACCGGCTGACCCCGGAAGATTTTCTCTGGGAGCCCGCCGCCCACATTTGGACGGTGCGCCCCGGTTTCCAACCTGAGGCTCCGTGGGTCCCCGATTGGGCCGAAACCGAGCTGGATCCCATTCCGGTCCCCACGATTGCGTGGCTTACCTGGCACATCGGTTGGTGGTGGAGCGTGACCCTCGACCACGCGCAAAAGCGCCCTCCGCGCGCCCGCGAGGCGATTGGCTGGCCGGGAGATGGCCCCGGGAGCCTTCGATGGTTGCGCGACCTTCGCACCGAGTGGCTCGAGGTGTTGGCGCGCCTTACCGACGCGGATCTCGATGGCGTTGCACCCTTTCCGTGGCCCAATTCGGAGCAAACGGTCGCGCACATGGTTGCTTGGGTGAATGCCGAATTGATGAAGAACGCGAGCGAGATTGGTCAACTGCGCCTGCTTCGCGCCGCCGGGTGA